One Sporosarcina sp. FSL W8-0480 genomic window, CCCGTAAAGCATATGTTTGCGAAAGTGTTAGGCATCGGGTCACTTGGAATCTTGCAAATTATCATCTACGGAATTACAGGTTACATTGCATTCAAAACGTCTGCAACTGAAGTGCCTGGAGGGCTTTCAGAATTCATTAGCCTGAAAAACGTAAGTACGAGTACATTGGTGTATGCAGCAATATTCTTCATCTTAGGTTATTTCCTTTATGCTACACTTGCCGCGTTATTGGGCTCATTAGTAAGCAGAACGGAAGATGTTCAGCAGATGATCATGCCGATGACGGTTGTTATTGTAATAGGATTCATCATCGCTGCAACTGGTCTGAACAACCCTGAAATGGCGTATGTAAAATATACATCATTTTTCCCGTTCTTCGCACCGTTTGTCATGTTCTTGCGGGTCGGGGTTTTAGGATTGCCAATGTGGGAACCACTACTCGCGATTGCGATCATGCTGTTTACCATTTTCATCCTTGGGTGGTTCGGGGCAAGGGTCTATCGTGGCGGAGTCCTCATGTATGGACCGTCTCGCTCGTTAAAAGATATTAAAAAAGCGATTCAATTAGGGAAAGAGTAATAGTAAAGCCGCCTCGCGTTGTTGAAAAATACTTCGGGGTGGTTTTTTTATTGCATTGAAAGTTATCGGTCATTTCCCGACTTTTATCGATCATTTCCCAACATATATCGATCACTTGGGAGTGGTTATCGATCATTTCCTGGATTATATCGATCATTTCCCGTAATATATCGTCATTTCGGGACTTTTTAACTACCGCATTCGCCTATCCGATAACATGTAGCATCCCTCTTTTGTTTATTTCTATAAACCTTGCCCATATGGTAGAATTAGAACAAATATTCGTTTTGAAAAGGGGCCAATTAAGTTGTCATCAATCCGATTTATACATGCGGCGGATTTGCATTTGGACAGCCCGTTTAAAGGGATGACGGGACTACCGCCGAAGCGTTTGAATGAACTGCGTGAAAGTACATTTACTGCGTTCAATCGACTGATCGATCACGCGTTGCAAACCCGTCCGGATTTCATCCTCATCGTAGGTGATTTGTATGACGGTGAAGATCGAAGTTTACGTGCACAGCAGAAATTCATTGAGGGGATGGGGCGGCTGAACGATGCTGATATTCCGGTCTTCATCACATACGGCAACCATGATCACCTTGCCGGGAATTGGACACGGTTTGAGATGCCTCCGAATGTCCATGAGTTCAAGGAAGAAGTTGAAGAAGTATCTATAACTAAAAAGGGGCAGGAAGTCGTTCTGCATGGCTTCAGTTATCCGAAACGGCATGTGCGGGAAGGTATGGTCACCCACTATCCGGTTGCTACGGATTCCAACACCTTCCATATCGGACTGTTGCACGGCAGTGTTGCGGGGGATGAATCACATGCGGTATACGCGCCCTTCACGCTAACAGACCTCCAGTCGAAGAGGTATGATTACTGGGCGTTAGGCCATATCCATACCCGGCAGCAGATAAGCGTTGACCCGCCGGTCGTCTATCCAGGGAATATCCAAGGACGCCATCGAAATGAAACGGGCGAAAAAGGGTTTTACGAGGTCGAATTAAGTAAAACGGATACAACACTTTCATTCATCCCGACATCGGCTGTCCACTTCGGACAACTTCAACTCCCTTGCAGTGGCATCCGCCATGCGAATGAATGGCTTCGTCTAACGGAAGAAGCATTAAACGAATTTACCTCGGAGAAAGGGCCATCCATCGTAGATCTGACAGTGACAATCATGGATGCGGAAACAGCCGATTTTTTTGCACAGTCCCCTGATGAACTATGGCTCGAAGCTATCCGTGAAATGTTGGACGGTAAGGAGCCGTTTGTTTGGGTGCAACGGTTTACATTGAAAAACTTGGTGCGTTCAGAAAACAGCAATAATCTAATAGAGGCCGTAATTGATCAGGTCGAAAGCTGGTCATCCGATGAATGGAATGATGTCCTCAGTGACCTTTACCAGCATGTACGGGCAATTCGTTATATTGACGCGCCCACGGAAGAAGATCTCTCTGAATTAAAAGATGATGTTGAACAGCTCCTTTTAAGGGAATTACCATCGGCGAAATGAGGTGGAAATCGTGAAAATCAAAAAAGTCGTTATTTATGGCTTCGGTAAACATGAGAATAAAACGATAGACTT contains:
- a CDS encoding DNA repair exonuclease: MSSIRFIHAADLHLDSPFKGMTGLPPKRLNELRESTFTAFNRLIDHALQTRPDFILIVGDLYDGEDRSLRAQQKFIEGMGRLNDADIPVFITYGNHDHLAGNWTRFEMPPNVHEFKEEVEEVSITKKGQEVVLHGFSYPKRHVREGMVTHYPVATDSNTFHIGLLHGSVAGDESHAVYAPFTLTDLQSKRYDYWALGHIHTRQQISVDPPVVYPGNIQGRHRNETGEKGFYEVELSKTDTTLSFIPTSAVHFGQLQLPCSGIRHANEWLRLTEEALNEFTSEKGPSIVDLTVTIMDAETADFFAQSPDELWLEAIREMLDGKEPFVWVQRFTLKNLVRSENSNNLIEAVIDQVESWSSDEWNDVLSDLYQHVRAIRYIDAPTEEDLSELKDDVEQLLLRELPSAK